One region of Cryptosporidium parvum Iowa II chromosome 4, whole genome shotgun sequence genomic DNA includes:
- a CDS encoding mitochondrial inner membrane translocase: MGEPSENKPQSLPNNLFLNDNLKFDKLDLDVTKFRRKQDLYFNSYDRLWGEKVTYSVGLSYGTGMLSPCFFIKQIIMI; the protein is encoded by the coding sequence atggGAGAGCCTTCTGAGAATAAACCCCAAAGCTTgccaaataatttatttctaaatgATAACTTAAAGTTTGACAAATTGGATTTGGATGTAACAAAATTTAGAAGAAAGCAAGATTTATACTTTAACTCTTATGACAGGCTTTGGGGGGAAAAGGTAACTTATAGTGTGGGTCTATCTTATGGGACAGGTATGCTTTCTCCctgtttttttattaagCAAATAATTATGATTTAA
- a CDS encoding Rrp3p, eIF4A-1-family RNA SFII helicase (DEXDc+HELICc), protein ATRVEMKNKSTEFLESHVSKIAEHVEEESSESVTFASLGVCKELCIACESLGWKTPTEIQKKTIPVALEGRDIIGLAETGSGKTGSFIIPILQRLLDDQVPMYAVILAPTRELCVQISEQFSAFGSLISLKIATLVGGLDMVMQSLSLAKKPHIIVASPGRLVDHLENTKGFNIGGIKFLVMDEADRLLSMDFEIALNKIVESSPRNRTTYLFSATMTTKVAKLQKISLSNPIKICVNTKYDTAANLMQYYMFIPFKYKWSYFIGMLQNLGQYTGIIFCNTCINCRRGDLLAKELGFNSISLHGRMSQSQRLSALNLFKGKQKRLLFTTEVGSRGLDIPHVDFVINFDIPTSSKDYVHRVGRTARAGRSGRAISMVTQYDVETFQRIEFALNRKLDEYTSLQREEVMAIHAKVVDSLRTVDAELNDSNEKTALVGHRKLKNRNKKK, encoded by the coding sequence gcTACAAGAGTAGAAATGAAGAATAAAAGTACAGAGTTTTTAGAAAGTCATGTTTCAAAAATAGCGGAACATgttgaagaagaaagttCGGAAAGCGTAACATTTGCTTCCCTAGGAGTCTGTAAAGAACTTTGTATTGCATGTGAATCCTTAGGCTGGAAAACTCCAACagaaatacaaaaaaagaCTATCCCAGTAGCTCTTGAAGGAAGGGATATTATTGGACTTGCAGAGACAGGTTCTGGCAAAACTGGATCGTTTATTATCCCAATATTGCAAAGATTGCTTGATGATCAGGTTCCAATGTATGCTGTTATATTAGCTCCAACAAGAGAACTTTGCGTTCAGATTTCTGAACAATTTTCTGCATTCGGTTCTTTAATCTCTTTGAAAATTGCAACATTGGTTGGAGGGCTTGATATGGTTATGCAATCCCTTTCATTAGCAAAAAAACCTCATATTATTGTTGCATCCCCTGGAAGATTAGTTGACCATTTAGAAAACACTAAGGGTTTTAATATTGGGGGGATCAAGTTCTTAGTTATGGATGAGGCTGATAGATTGTTATCTATGGATTTTGAAATTGCATTGAATAAAATCGTAGAATCGTCCCCAAGAAATAGAACtacttatttattttcagcAACAATGACAACAAAGGTCGCTAAACTTCAGAAGATTTCATTATCAAATCCAATTAAAATTTGTGTAAACACAAAATATGATACCGCTGCTAATTTAATGCAATATTATATGTTTATACCATTTAAGTATAAATGGAGTTATTTTATTGGAATGCTCCAAAATTTGGGCCAATATACTGGAATTATATTCTGTAATACTTGTATCAATTGTAGAAGAGGAGATTTGCTTGCAAAGGAACTTGGATTTAACAGCATTAGTTTGCATGGTAGAATGTCGCAGTCTCAACGTCTATCAGCATTGAATCTCTTCAAAGGAAAACAAAAGAGGTTATTGTTTACTACAGAAGTAGGAAGCAGAGGTTTGGATATTCCACACGTTGACTTCGTTATTAACTTCGATATCCCGACATCAAGTAAGGATTATGTACATCGTGTTGGGCGTACTGCAAGAGCAGGTAGGAGCGGTAGAGCTATTTCTATGGTTACCCAATATGACGTTGAGACTTTCCAGAGGATTGAATTTGCGCTAAATAGAAAACTTGATGAGTATACTTCTTTACAAAGAGAAGAAGTAATGGCAATTCATGCAAAGGTTGTTGACTCTCTAAGAACTGTTGATGCAGAACTTAATGATTCTAATGAAAAAACAGCACTAGTTGGTCATAGAAAACTAAAAAATCGtaacaaaaagaaataa
- a CDS encoding small nuclear ribonucleoprotein, which yields MTEDSNIESQTTKKDNPSEGPLSLLTECVKTNTQILVNCRNNRKILGRVKAFDRHCNLLLTDAREIWTESMKSGKKGSAKYINKDRFISKLFVRGDSVILILKSPN from the coding sequence atgacTGAAGATTCCAATATTGAATCGCAAACtacaaaaaaagataacCCCAGCGAAGGGCCTCTAAGCTTATTAACAGAATGTGTAAAAACAAATACACAAATTCTTGTTAATTGtagaaataatagaaaGATTTTAGGGAGAGTTAAAGCATTTGACCGACATTGTAATTTACTTCTTACAGATGCAAGAGAAATATGGACGGAGTCCATGAAGTCCGGTAAAAAAGGATCTGCTAAATATATCAACAAAGATAGgtttatttctaaattattcGTGAGGGGAGACTCtgttattttaattttaaagagTCCGAACTGA
- a CDS encoding histone H3 yields the protein ESEDNKANKVLLKMARTKQTARKSTGGKAPRKQLASKGARKSAPVTGGVKKPRRYRPGTVALREIRRYQRSTELLIRKLPFQRLVREIAQDFKTDLRFQSSAVMALQEAAEAYLVGLFEDTNLCAIHAHRVTIMPKDVQLARRIRGER from the coding sequence GAAAGCGAAGACAATAAAGCaaataaagtattattaaaaatggCTAGAACTAAGCAAACAGCACGTAAATCAACTGGTGGTAAGGCACCACGTAAGCAATTGGCATCAAAGGGTGCAAGAAAGTCAGCACCAGTAACTGGTGGCGTAAAGAAGCCACGTAGATACAGACCAGGAACTGTTGCCCTTCGTGAAATTAGAAGATACCAGAGATCTACTGAGCTTTTGATTAGAAAGTTACCATTCCAAAGATTGGTTCGTGAAATTGCCCAAGATTTCAAGACCGATTTAAGATTCCAATCATCAGCTGTTATGGCTTTACAGGAAGCTGCTGAAGCTTACCTCGTTGGTCTCTTTGAAGATACTAACTTGTGTGCCATTCATGCTCACCGTGTTACCATTATGCCAAAAGACGTCCAATTGGCTCGTCGTATCCGTGGTGAGAGGTGA